In the Channa argus isolate prfri chromosome 6, Channa argus male v1.0, whole genome shotgun sequence genome, TTGTGAATGAGTAGGGGGGTCAGCATATAGTCCAGTTGCTGGTTGCCATGATGATGCAGACTAGGCAGGGTTTACctgccatttttatttaccataaCACCCCAAGTGCAGCTGCGTTTCTTTAAGATTAATTTGCCAGCGTAGAAATGAATTGCATAAGCAGTCTTGACCATCTTTTACTTACACAGCAGTGACAACATGGATATCAACTGCTGCACATGactaacaggaaaaaaaaattccattggATGACTGATGCTGATGCAATTACATAattttgttatataaataagaacaaataaagaaatcatTGTCATGTACAAGCGCACCTTGTTTGGACATGTTTTATTAAGATATTCTATTGTTTGATTGTTGTCATTATGTGATGTGTTTTGCAGACGCTACACCGACAGAGGGTATAGATCCAATACATTGTGATGAGGCGTTGTCGCTATTTAGGGGCTGTATATAAACGCTTGCCGCTTCCCGgccgctgctgctgcagacGGGGACCAGGTGTAACGATTCCACGGTGCGAGTTGACATCCAGAATAAAGTTTTTGCTCCCTGGGTTTCATTGATGCTGCGGCTGTTTTGCATTGTACTCTGCACTATTCTTTCATTTTAGCAGTCAACTTGTTTATTTGGACAAATGCAAACGACTCAATAGTGAGTTTGCAGTAGGAGCCCAGACGCATTTGTTCAGGCCATTGTTTGggaatgcatttaaaatgaccCCGGACATGCAAcctttttctaattttattaattacatcACCCTTTgagattactttttttttgtttccccgTAGTTGCTTTCTCTTGAGACATGAAACAAACATCGTGACTCCCCTCTTACAACTAACGTGTGCTGGAAGATGAGGAAATTACGTATGAcgttttagttttctttttgctgttgctCCTGTACAAGAGAGGGAAACCCCCGTGTGAGGCTTATAAATCCATCAGATAAGAAGGCAGCAAGACAGTGTTACTGATTTACCAGGATCGACCAAAGATATCTATCTGATCAGAAAGATGgcaaactttaaaacatgtaaGTCAGAGCACGCGCACTCAGATGCTGCATTGTGGGTCTGTTGGGGGGTTTTTATCGTGCGTTTTTGAGCCATGAGACGCGTGTGTTGATGGTTATTATTCTCTTGCCATGCAGACTTCACCTGCTGCTTGATGCTGCTGGCCTTGAGCTGGCGCGCATCCACGGGAGCGCCGGTGTCTCCCAGTCCGAGCCCGGAGAGCTGCACACAGTCCTCACATCGCTACAAGGACCTGCTGCTGAAAATCACAGAGCTCCTCAATAATAGTGTGAGTAGACTTGATTGTAGCATGGGAATTGTTTGGACCCAAAACAAAGCGATTACCCTCTGTACTTTTGTCATATACtggaattgtttttcttttcttttgtagttTGTTCATTCATATCTTTATCTTGTATCACAGACGGAATTGTGTTATGGCATCGCATCTGAAGCAGTGGCGATACGCAACCAAGACACGCTGCTGGCCTGCGCCCCCACTCAGGTGGCATTTGTTGATTTATTGCTAATGCAAATGATTCATTTTTCAAGTAGCCACTAGAAGAAAAATATGAGTTCACTTTACTTTGTAAATTATTAATCATAGATATGCTGtgctacagatttttttttatttatatatatttttaggagaatgaatgaaaacatttttcttcgGAAGCCTTATAAGTTTCAGCTGATGTCCAAGGATGCATTTAGACGGTGACACAAACGCCAACAAACGGCtcatgtttaatatgttttttccGACAGACATCAGGCTGCGTCAATCAGAGACAATCATCCTTCAGTGAGGTATGTTGTTAttaccatttcttttttaatattgttgttcTAATATCGTTTGTGAATCTAAAGTTCAGCATGTAtttaattcaataaaaacacTATCCACCAATTAAAAACCCTTTGCGATTAAcgaattaacatttttaataattgttttttgttttttgccctgGCAGAGTGAGTGTCTGATGAACATTATGAAGGATTTGGCTTACTATGAAGCTACTATTACATCTTACCTGGAAAGCCCACTCAGAGATCAAGTCAGAGAAGTCACCCTTCTGATGCCAACTCAGGAAACAATCAAGAGCCTGAGGACGGTAggtttgcatgcatgtgttggGTCACAGGGAAACAGTCATGATTTAAAAAGACAGAATTAGTAAAGAGAATCTCTTgggaaataacatttaaatttacctGATGAATTTCCTTTGGTTTATGCAGAACTGCTCCCTGAATGGAGAGAATGGAGAGAACTCAAAGGTATTTTTCtattcctccttttttttatttcctctttattaACCTTTCAGTCTTAATAGGGAAActgatattttgaaaaaaaaaaaaatggttggaTCCCTGAAGCTATTGAAAATACATTCATGTTATGTCCCTTTGTGTTGGCTTTCAGGAGAAATCTGCTCAGCAGTGGGGCAAAAACAGCTTCACTAACAGACAGGAGATGTGTAAGATAATGAAAGGCTTCTATACCAGAACCATCACCATCAACCGAGCTATGGGCTACATCTCCTCAGGAGACCACAGGAAGTAAACATCCAGCAACCTCGTCATTATGTCCATCATCCCAAGCAGCACCATGATATTTAACTTTCTACTGATGTATCACAACTCAGCACGCCTTCTTGATAATCCACTACCACCACTTACAACTACTGACCAAGTTGTTGTTTACACTGCACATGCAGCACAAATGTCTGCATGATTAATGATAAAACATAAGCTAGCTGGCTCGACTTTAGCCTCACTCAGAGCTGAATGAGAGAGAGCTGAATCACAGTCGAACTACTGCTAAGGTCAGAGCAATGGCGGCCATGTTGGCCTATTTACATGAATGTATTCTAACATTTTGGGGAATGTATCTATTCTTAAGGatctatttattaaattatttatatgatGGTCTGTGTtgctatttattgttatttataataaagtatttttggTATCAAATGCTGAagtgaaagtgtttttaatgaacTGACTACATGACAGACAATTGAGTTTACTTTTAACAcaaccgaaaaaaaaaaaaaacacacaaaacgaAACATCCAGAAGAGCTTCAGTCAACATTTGCTGCTCCACCTTTATTCCAATCGTCtttggaataaaacaaacaagtgcAAAAAGGACAGACTGGACCGTTGGTGGTAATGTGTTCAAGGAAGCAAGTCTAAAGCTCACTGCATTATAACACGCTGGAAGACCCTAAAATGATTTGATGTTCCAGATGCTCTTTGTGCAGCATTCCCCAAATAGCATTGACTTGTCTGGAAAGTGTCATTCGAAAAGTGgtagaacagaaacaaaactctgacaaatgtttaaatgatacAGATcttcagaaaatgtaaatatttccaTAGACAGCGTACATTATGGTTTGTTTCTAGAAGTTCCACAGCTATGAACAATTGTCTTGAAAAGATGATTAGCTGCTCGTTGCCTGTCAGGCTCAGTATTGTACATAATGATGAAACACaggatttacatttaaacacaagaTGTGCGTTCCAGTCTCAGAAGGCCAGACGAGTTTCACGATTCAAGTTACAAAATATGACAGAAGAATCAGCCTGGAGCTACTCCTCACTCCTTACAAGTTCAGAGTcaaacaccaaaaaacaaacatagaaaaataaaagtttgaaaaagctggtaaaaaaaaaagaaatgtacaaaacatgtttacaaaaataaaaatgtatgagaCACAAAACAGTTCAAAAATTCAGTCCATATTGCTTTGGACAGTCACATGCATGTGAATGTGATGTAATGTTTAATTGTCTAATAAAAAGTCCCATAAACGCTTCAAAGTGAAACAAGATAAACCAGTTGGAGTTTTCCTGATTCTTGCAGTTTCAGCACTGCAGCACCAACATTTACATCTATTACTGGCTACATAATTAGCTACTAAATATCCCAATGACCCACTAACGCTCTACCTCAATTGGTCATTTTTACACCTGATGATGCTAAACATATCAACATCTGTTCACACACAGGTACAGTTCTTCTTTTCTGCAttcattacagaaaaaaaaaaaacatttgaattaagtTTGGTAAAAGTGCCCTTTCAAAGTTCAGACATTGGTCCTATTCAtgaaatgcagaaataaaacatgtgaAAAGAATGTTCAAAAGAGAAAGTTAAACTCAGGGAGGACCTGATGTTTGGTCCAGAGGTCAGTTCTGCTTTGCTGTATTCCTGAgatcttcttctcttctttgtgCTGAAACCCCTGGTATTCAGCAGCCCATTTAAGGCAAATGCTTGTTTATCatatctgaaaacacacaaccaaaaacatatatttacaaaatgactTTTAATAGTTTGCATCTCTTAacaatatatattaaaacaatattcagcAGAGACCATAACTTATGTTAATGTGGAGAGATGTCAATTACTGAAGCCGAGAACGGCCATGGATGCAGGTATGGTTTTTAATTACCATCATTACCTCATGATAATGGGATAATTCCCTCATTGTGTCcggaaaaaaaactttgttttctcGTGatcaaaatccaaatgaatGTATCCACTTCCGTAGATCACAAATATTACTTTGTCCTTTAAAGTTTGTGTGATAAAAATTAGTCAGTACAGTCTATGTGATGTTCCACATGACTGTGGTAATGTTTCAATAGACTGGTTGGGCTTCCCACGTGACTGTGTGTGGGCAACTGTGATTCAGGGGGGAGAGCAGTTGTTCATCAATCCCTGCGTTGTCGGTTTGATCCCCTGGTCCTCGACTCACATTTCAAAGAGACTAAACACCCACTTGCTCTCAGtcgtgtcatttttcatttgttttattaatctcaACTCCTGAAACACGACCATCCAATAGACAGTTCACAATCTGCCTCCACAGCCTGTGGACGGAGCCAGTGTCCTGCACACGTCGATTTGTTCCTAATGTGAACATATCGATGCTGCACGTTCAGCAGTATCGCAGTCGTGTGGGAAAGATTAGGAGGTGAGCAGAAAGCTCCTTATCTCATTAGTAACACTATAGTAAAACAAGAACACAATCACGccccaaaaaacaaatggcCTATATACATTGTTGAACCATTTTAATCATACAAACTTTAACGGATACGGCGTAAGTTGGGATCTATTGAAGctgagacatttattttgtttttcctgactTTTCTCTGTAGTATCCCCTAAATGCAAGAGGCCATTATCTGAGGGAATATACAGTATCATGCTTTTCATACCTTCCAGCCACCtcatgtagtttttattttgctttatgttttttgcTGATGATTTTGACAACAATGGTTTTGGGGCCATCGGGATTTGCGCTGTAACAAAGCCTATTAATCAGTGTGTGGCTGAAAAGTGTTTCTGGAGACAGTCGgtcaaaagtaaaactaaaaacatcgGTTTTATGAGCAATCAGAAGTTCACTATTTAACCTAAAGTTTAGTCAAGTATTATTTTACAACCCTGATTTTTTATCCTTCATCATTATCGTATCAGGTGGAGCTTCATCAGGTAAGTCTGTGGGCTATTACCTTGCAGTGTCTGACGGACTTCATTTGGCAAGTCATCAAGGTCCGTTAAGCTTTCCAGCAGGTCGCTCGCAGTGGCCTCCCCTGGgcctcttctcttcttccactCCACCAGCATCTTCAGCTTCTGCATGGTCACATCTTTTTCTGTTGCCTGGATGTCATCCAGCTCCTTGGACTTCAATTCTAGATAGATGGCAACCTGTTTCCACTCCTTCCCGAGCTGCTTGGCCAACTGCAGTAGCTGCTTTTCTGACATGTCCTGGCCCCGAGTCATCGCTGTTTTCACTCCATCTAACACACGATACACACAGGTTATTTCAGTATAATGTTATACAGACAGACACTGGGCTGGAAATAGTTCAGGTTTGTGTTGAGTTGACGGCGGGCAAGATACTGAAGTTCTTTTAAAACCGCTAGCGGGAAAATCACCTGACTCGTCCTCCCATCGAGGTCTTTTACAGGTAGTTTCTTCTTCTGACGGGCTGCTGCTTCTCTGCCTGCCTATGAAAGAGATGTTCAGCATATGATATAAGTCAACCCGTAGCCACTAAAACAGGTCGTGGTGGAAAAACCTAAATCGGAAAAACAAGACACTCACTGTTCGTCCTCTTCCTtggcttcttctctctgttgtCCACACAGTCGCCTATTGGAGTAAGACATATGATTTGTAGTTGAAACCAAATTGCTCAAAATATGTGCTTGTACACAAAAATATGTGAAGCCCAGGGGAAACGTCTTGgtttatttgcaaataaaaacattgattttgctgttgctgtcatagaaacataaaaaaaagtcatgtgaAACAACTGGAGTCCCAGTGCCcacatgttttccttttcaacAATAATTCAGCACAAGCGTTCAGACCAAAATGCACCCGTACCTTCTCTGATGGTCGCAGACCAAACAGTCTCCTCTGTGTTAATTTCTATAACAGAGAGTTTAAAGGGAGGAGGCTGCTCAAAGAAGGCTTCAAAGTAGCCCTTCATCTTAGTCACCGCTAGCGTGAATTTCAAATCCTGCACGAAGACACATGCGTAAACATAATTTTATCATGTCGTgacaaaagcagagcagaaacgacacagtttattatttgtgtttcaaTACATCTGTTGAAATCAACATATCAGAAACACAAACCTGAGGTTTGATGTCTCCCTCGGGCTCACTCAGGAGACGATACGTCCCCTCATCTAGTTTACATGTGGGAGGCTTCTCGATCTGCATGTAACGATTTTTGTAGGCCCTCACTTGTTTGCGTACATCCTAGTTACATAGGGACATCAGGAAGACAATGTGACGGCAACAGAACCATCACCATCAGTTAGTTAGTCAAGATGAACTGTGATTCAAatattcaaacacattttccagaGTCGGAGTGGAAAAACTGAGGGCGTCTCACACGAACAAGCCACTCAAGAGTTCAGGTCAGTGATGGTTGAGACAACCACGTAATGTAAACACTGATGGAAACACTCGTCAATAGGGAAAATACAAGTTTCTACATTCATAGTTGAAGTAAATATATTTCTGGGTTACAATATTGCAGAAACATTATTCACCACATGCCACCTCCAAAACATACATCATgcaaccacaaacacacttccTGAGTGAGTTATGCTGTTAAACACGCATTATGTTCATACAGCTGTCAGAATTATGCAGCAGACTTACAATAATACACATATTATTAGCATATCTACAAGTGCAAGCCACTGACATTTTTGTCTAGACCCCAAAGGCCGTTTTCAAAAAAACATTCGCTGTCTTGTTGCACTAATTTACTATAACATATTCTAGAGAAGGGTTGATGACATCATTAATACATGTGACTCTGTGATTACTTCAGGACTCTCTgaaatttctgctttttaataatataaGGTGGCATCAGTTCACAAGAAGTGAAACTGAAGTGTTGGCTCTAAATTTGTTCTTACAtttaacacacacttacataggTAAGGCCTTTTGCTGGACTTTTATCCTAAGCATGTGATGATCAGATAATTGGGGCAGACTCAGCTGATGAGTCTCTCTTTGATGAATGGAATATTAGTTAGCAACGCACATAAGGaagcttatttttgtttgttgtgttcttgttttttggCTTACTCCTCAATGTAAAGTTcccaaattaaaacacaaaatgtgctgATCCGAAGTGTAAAATCGTGACAAAAGTGTCACTTTGCCAAACAGTTATTAGTGTTATTTCATTAAGCATAAAAATTGTAACTACATGTAAATTCTAAAAGcttaaaatgtgcatttcatACATCTGTGGATGTATTTAGACATTCAAACTGCAACTCGTGTGCATTGCATCCACTTTTGTGACTGCAGCATCGTCGCTGCACAGGAACAGATACCAAAATGTTACTGACTGGACCAGTGGCAGTAACCAGAGTCAAAACACTGACGCGTAAAACCGCCAGAACATCTACAGATAAAAGTCGCTGTTTGAAAGGAGCTTCCACTACTTAGGTGTGAAAGTGAAACAAGATCTGACAAGCACAAAAGGTGTAACAAccttttcatctgttttaaaaacactagTAAAAACCAACCCAGACAGTGGTGCACTTATCAGATGAGAAGCAGGAAAACCCGCAGTCACTGATTTCTAAGTGTCTAAGTGAAATGACATTCTCTTTAAAGGAATCCATGTCCTCCGTGCCTACGAGCTACTAAGATAGGTACAGTGTTTGCAAAGACTTACGCTTATGTCAGAAGAGCTGTTGGTGGCCAAGTAGACGTGGAAGCTGTAGCTGTTGTTGTCACTGCCCTGCTGCTTATAGACCAGGACCACCCCATGGTGCTCTGCATGCTGGTTCATCTGGATGATGGGGCCCACGGGAGACAGGGAGGTAACATTCCACTTGACATGGCTACCTGAGTGGTCCACCGTTGGCTCGATGAGTGGACGGTTGTCCTTTATGTGTAGGACACTAAATGTCATCTCATTATCTGGATCTGTCCAAAATTAATCAAaagatttaatattttgctttaaacTAAATTTTGCTATTTGGTTTTGCTTCAAAGTCAATGTCAACCTCTCAAAAAAGATAATTAGAGTCTAAAATTCAAAGCAAAAATCTGTGtgcaaaggcttttaagcgagtcATATTCAAATtagttaattaataattttcattttaaattatggaAACTTATCTagcaattaaaatgtattattgaaGTCATGACAGTCGCTAAGTGATAACTTGTTGAAAATAATTGATCTTAATAACATTGCCTAACAAAGTCATCGCAAGAAGACAGATGTGCTGAACATGCAGGACATGCAGGTCTGAGAAAGCATTAGTGCTCTCACCAGCTAGGCAGATGGAGTGAGGGAACTGGATGGACCTGAGGACCGACGCGTCCTTGTTGACCGTGTCCACATTAAAGATGGGTCCTGCAAACTTCCAGGAGTCCTGGAGAAATGAGCCAAACTTGGACCAGGACAAGACTGAGTAGCGCACGAGAACCCGCTCCGATGCTTCAAACACCAGGCCAGTGACCGAACACTCATATGTACCCTCTGCTTCCAGCTGGaccctgaaacacacaaatacacagtcgGTGGTACTGTATAGAATCAGTAGGAAAGTACTGCAGAGACACtactcacacagacactcactgtAATCGTCCCTTGGAGATTCTCCTGGGGTTAACAAGCTCATTGCCGTGGCTCTgtcaaacacaccaacacagcttgattgtttgtttgtgcaattATAGCACCATAGTCAAAAACCCTCAGAGtgaagaaactaaaacaaaactatgGCTAATCACAAATTAGAAGGAAGCCCATTTCTCTCAGTGTTAAAAGAATGGCAAATGCGTCTATACACATCTGATCAAAAGCATCAAGCAGAAAGGAAAAGCGTGCAATTTCTGAGCTCACCTGTTGGGTGGCTTTGCATTTTTCACAGCAAAATTTGAAACTGCTTTCACCTGTCGGAAAGAATGATCCGCTGTTATAAGACATGTGAGCCTAACCTCCATACAATGCATCTGCTGTAAAATTATGTGTTTACCTTTCCCATTGAAAACCTCTGCTGCCTGTCCAAGGAATGAGTCTGAAGGAGAAAGTCCAGCATTATCACATGAAAAATCAGACCGTCCTGTTTTAAGTTTCTGAAAGACGCCCTGGACAACACTGTTTTTTGCCTGTGAGTGCAGGTGGGGCCCACTGAGTTATAAGTCAAATTGAATTCTGTGTAACAGTAAAGGGGAGAAGCTCAGACATTTTGCAACATAATTCTGTTGCTTTGCTGCCACTGAGATGCGGTTGTGGCTATACTCAAGTTAGTTATCACGAAGGCAACCATGACAAAAAGCTGACACAGCAGTCTATGTATGCACACTACAAACCAGACTAGTTGAACAAGGTTCTCTGTTTGACAAGGAAGGAAATAATATTTGtagatgttaaataaaatgtcttacCGCTGTTTAAATCTGCATCAGCTTCTTCAGTGTCTGCAGGGAACATGACAGAGATAAACTTAGTgagctgctttattttaaatgtttactctGCTGCATGTTATTAAATTCTTAAATGAAGATTATTTATTATAGAATGTGGGTTCTGTACCTTTTTCTGCCCCGTCTCTCTCTGCACAGCCTTCTGCTGAAAGTCCAAATACACAACAAATCAGGAAAGatgtttaattaaattcttGACAAGACTTGGGTGAGAAGAACAGTATAAGTTTCATGTGTCTACACTAAATATGAGGTTACCTCCAGCAGCCAGTTACTTTAGCTTAGCATTAAGActggaaacaggtgaaaacagcTAGATTCAGTTTGTCCAAAGGCAACAAAATCCATCTAACAGCATGATGTCCCACGAGAAGGTTGAGGTTATCTCCAGATAATATTTAACACCACaatttaaactaatttattcAACAATATATCACAAAGTCACTGCCTGACAAGACTCTAGGATCTCGTTGCTCCTGGACCAAGAAACTACACTGattgttaaaattaaacaacatataaCGTGTTAATTGACTGAGTTTTAAATGTGCTGGCATTTCCACTTTTTTAAGCCAAGCTAACATCTTCTTATTTTATACACGTCTACATGCCCATCCTTAGATAAAAGCACATTTCTCACCAgaatcctcatcctcctcttcctcctctgagcTTCCCTCTGTGGACGTTCCTGGGTTCTCTTTTTGCAAAGGGAGCGTAAAGATTTGCAATGAATTTTCAGTGAATGATCAGTAAGAGATTCATGCTGCAAAGGTTAAATGAGGATAAAAGAATAAAACGGATAAAACAAAGGAATTAAATATCACTACATATTCTGTTCAGATGATGGTTTTGGTTTGAGCTGTGTGGAAAGAACAAAATCCTTTACAGTTTCACAATTGGCATTTGGGTTTACCTGAACTGCTGCTATCACTTTCAGTCAGATTATCTGCAACAAATAGATAATTGGTGTGAGGTTTGTGCTGCTTGTTCTGTAAAAACAGATTCAATACTCATACATCAATACATTTCCACCTTGTTAAGTCGCAAGCACCACAACATTAGCTAAACCATTGTTATGTTAAGTTAGTTAACCATTGCATTAATTCTTATTTCATTAGGGGAACTTCGTTTAAAGGTTGGACACATCATCAACCCATTTTTTGTGGTGGTTTCATTGCCCAGAAGCTGTTCTATTGCCAGGTACACATGTAAAAAAGAGGAAAGCTATGTTTAAGTGTGTCTAAATTTAACCTGAACGGTAACTCTGccgtaaaaacaaaacaacaatagtAAATGACATGTAAAGCTCGTATGCATCATTGTCATTTTCTGCAAACCCACAGTATGCATCATATAGGGGAAACCCATCACTTTGTCACACAACAGAGTTTATATAAAGCAGAGAAAACCTAAGGTGTAGCCACATGCCCTGTTTTTAAACCTGTACTTAACTTCACACTTGCACTGTTGCACTGTTCCTTCCATACAGTAAGGACAGCAATAACAGGTGACTAAAAAGGAAGTACAGGGCTTTGTCACTGAACTTCTTGCTTTAACAGGTAAAGCCCCCAGTGAGAGTGctccacttttattttacttctctgtttgtgtacgatgtgggttttttttttttgtttttgttgtttttttaaaatcttcagTTCATCTAAGTCCTCTAAGAAGCACTCAGCATATCTGACTTACACCAGGAGCTTTTGCATATACATCATTGCTTAGCAGCTGAACTGTGGCACCCTGTAGAGAAGCCCGTGATAAGTGCCATTCATTAACATTctggcacatttttaaaaatgcatccaaaagagctgctgctactgctgctgctgttcgtCTCTTCCCAGCGGTGGTGAATGTCTGCAGACCGGGCCATCTGGCTGAGTGCCTGGCTGGCTAATGGATGGCGCCCGTCCTCTCTGGCCCACAGAGTTTTATCTTAGACTAACAACCAGATGCTGCCATCGCTGCTCTGCACGCAGCGCCTCCctcatccatctctctctttcactctgctCAATCTGTCTGCTTCACCGCTCAATGCACTCGCTCTCCCCCATTTCTCTCCCCATGTCCTCATATGCCTCCTATGGTCAATCTCCTTTTCTTATACTGCTACCTCACAGCAGAGCCAGCAGGCATCCCTCTTCACTTTGGCATGGCCGCTTTCCCTCATCAGACTGACAAACAAGGGGGAGAgcaaacacccacacagacatgcaagagcatgcacaaacacacaaacacacacacacacacacacacagacaaatgcacacactTGTGTACAGCTTGACAGGTCTGTTTCATGGGTGTTGCATGCCATCTACTGGTCTGATGCTGTATTAAGGCAAGTGTGACCTGTTGcctttttgccttttaattcttttaaaacacatctgGTTTAGGAACAAATGATTATTATGGGATGAAAGTTAGCACCTTTTGAGTTGGATCACTCACATCTTAAGTGAGAAAAGGTATCGGAACTGCTAGTTTGAAagtaaacaatttttaaatgtgtaatgtttgaatgtaaataaataaaatgtaatatttggttGGATATCCTTTTTTTATAACGGCCAATAGATTTCACAAAgcacaatacattttataaaacacaacagcagaagAGCCAATACAACAACAATGTCATTGGGTTTTTGTAAACACAGtgacatttcacaaaatgtacaaatgggAAAACGCAACAACATTTCAGCACATTGGCATTTCAAAAAACAGGCcaacaaacatttcaaaacacaagtacaaaagaaaaaaaacatgactgcattacaggaaacacaacaacactTTAGAAAACACGTTCACATTTCATAAAGCACAACATTTCCACAACAGTGCTCTGGCTGGAGCTGCTGAGACTGCAGGCTGTGTGCACATCCTCACATCACCACAAACCTCTGAGCAAATTTCCAAATAGATGTTAAGTGAAAATTTGGATAATGACCACATATTCAACATGTTCAATATACAGTGTGTATAGGACCAGTTTTACCTTTATTAAATAGATTCAAgtacaaaaaggaaacaagaaaCGTAAAAGGGAAAGAAGGGGTATGACATGCAAAGGTCCCCAGCTGGACTCGAACCCAGGATGCTGTGTTATGTGGCCTTAAGCATAATCAAGTCCCATTATAGCAGTGTTAGTAGGGAAAACATGACTGTCTTAtactgatgctgatgctgactGACTTTGGTTCTGTGCAATCAAAAGCCAGCAATGCTGTCTCTACCTTTTTTGCAATCAAAAAggttctgtttccttttttcttgttgtgGTTCCTAAAATACtatgatgttttctctttagtAAATTAGATACATTTTAGCTGCTTTTCTCGGTAAACTGGCAGACAAAATGCT is a window encoding:
- the si:dkeyp-97b10.3 gene encoding uncharacterized protein si:dkeyp-97b10.3 isoform X1 → MVAEMANCGAACHLESGDGDIPAPENKDNLTESDSSSSENPGTSTEGSSEEEEEDEDSAEGCAERDGAEKDTEEADADLNSDSFLGQAAEVFNGKGESSFKFCCEKCKATQQSHGNELVNPRRISKGRLQVQLEAEGTYECSVTGLVFEASERVLVRYSVLSWSKFGSFLQDSWKFAGPIFNVDTVNKDASVLRSIQFPHSICLADPDNEMTFSVLHIKDNRPLIEPTVDHSGSHVKWNVTSLSPVGPIIQMNQHAEHHGVVLVYKQQGSDNNSYSFHVYLATNSSSDISDVRKQVRAYKNRYMQIEKPPTCKLDEGTYRLLSEPEGDIKPQDLKFTLAVTKMKGYFEAFFEQPPPFKLSVIEINTEETVWSATIREGDCVDNREKKPRKRTNSRQRSSSPSEEETTCKRPRWEDESDGVKTAMTRGQDMSEKQLLQLAKQLGKEWKQVAIYLELKSKELDDIQATEKDVTMQKLKMLVEWKKRRGPGEATASDLLESLTDLDDLPNEVRQTLQDMINKHLP
- the si:dkeyp-97b10.3 gene encoding uncharacterized protein si:dkeyp-97b10.3 isoform X3: MLLGEDGDIPAPENKDNLTESDSSSSENPGTSTEGSSEEEEEDEDSAEGCAERDGAEKDTEEADADLNSDSFLGQAAEVFNGKGESSFKFCCEKCKATQQSHGNELVNPRRISKGRLQVQLEAEGTYECSVTGLVFEASERVLVRYSVLSWSKFGSFLQDSWKFAGPIFNVDTVNKDASVLRSIQFPHSICLADPDNEMTFSVLHIKDNRPLIEPTVDHSGSHVKWNVTSLSPVGPIIQMNQHAEHHGVVLVYKQQGSDNNSYSFHVYLATNSSSDISDVRKQVRAYKNRYMQIEKPPTCKLDEGTYRLLSEPEGDIKPQDLKFTLAVTKMKGYFEAFFEQPPPFKLSVIEINTEETVWSATIREGDCVDNREKKPRKRTNSRQRSSSPSEEETTCKRPRWEDESDGVKTAMTRGQDMSEKQLLQLAKQLGKEWKQVAIYLELKSKELDDIQATEKDVTMQKLKMLVEWKKRRGPGEATASDLLESLTDLDDLPNEVRQTLQDMINKHLP
- the si:dkeyp-97b10.3 gene encoding uncharacterized protein si:dkeyp-97b10.3 isoform X2; the encoded protein is MVAEMANCGAACHLESGDGDIPAPENKDNLTESDSSSSENPGTSTEGSSEEEEEDEDSEGCAERDGAEKDTEEADADLNSDSFLGQAAEVFNGKGESSFKFCCEKCKATQQSHGNELVNPRRISKGRLQVQLEAEGTYECSVTGLVFEASERVLVRYSVLSWSKFGSFLQDSWKFAGPIFNVDTVNKDASVLRSIQFPHSICLADPDNEMTFSVLHIKDNRPLIEPTVDHSGSHVKWNVTSLSPVGPIIQMNQHAEHHGVVLVYKQQGSDNNSYSFHVYLATNSSSDISDVRKQVRAYKNRYMQIEKPPTCKLDEGTYRLLSEPEGDIKPQDLKFTLAVTKMKGYFEAFFEQPPPFKLSVIEINTEETVWSATIREGDCVDNREKKPRKRTNSRQRSSSPSEEETTCKRPRWEDESDGVKTAMTRGQDMSEKQLLQLAKQLGKEWKQVAIYLELKSKELDDIQATEKDVTMQKLKMLVEWKKRRGPGEATASDLLESLTDLDDLPNEVRQTLQDMINKHLP
- the il12a gene encoding interleukin-12 subunit alpha, producing the protein MANFKTYFTCCLMLLALSWRASTGAPVSPSPSPESCTQSSHRYKDLLLKITELLNNSTELCYGIASEAVAIRNQDTLLACAPTQTSGCVNQRQSSFSESECLMNIMKDLAYYEATITSYLESPLRDQVREVTLLMPTQETIKSLRTNCSLNGENGENSKEKSAQQWGKNSFTNRQEMCKIMKGFYTRTITINRAMGYISSGDHRK